A genomic stretch from Desulfurococcaceae archaeon MEX13E-LK6-19 includes:
- a CDS encoding transcriptional regulator encodes MSHSDETVSELVKTLAKNKVFGAPVRLAVMIYLLAREEAYFSDLVQVLDLTPGNLWSHLKKLESEGYIVLKRVIADRPRVKIALTQKGYEKIMEIILMIKKIKK; translated from the coding sequence TTGAGCCACAGTGATGAAACTGTATCAGAGTTAGTGAAAACCCTGGCGAAGAACAAAGTGTTTGGAGCACCTGTCAGGCTAGCTGTAATGATCTATTTGCTTGCTAGAGAGGAGGCTTATTTTTCTGATCTAGTACAGGTGCTTGATTTAACACCAGGGAATCTTTGGAGTCATCTCAAGAAACTTGAAAGTGAAGGATATATAGTTTTGAAGAGAGTTATCGCTGATCGCCCTCGTGTGAAGATTGCTTTGACGCAAAAAGGTTATGAGAAAATTATGGAGATCATTTTAATGATTAAAAAGATTAAGAAGTAA
- a CDS encoding ABC transporter ATP-binding protein: MPNPILVVDNIVKKYNDKIVLENVSFSVEENTIYSLLGPNGAGKTTLLSIITGIVLPTSGEVKIYGRDPKDPDTRRIIGYCPQEPAVYEELTGYENLLFYARLYGIDESSAKQRIHELLETFGLKEHSNKLVGKYSGGMKKRLSLAIALLPDPKILILDEPTTGMDPGIRRETWDLILDLKKKGKTIILATHYMEEADILSDKVAIINEGKIIVEGAPEELKKKYGPKSVISIELETPATKEVVEAAKTFSPNIYTEDNILKIPTDEPDELVPKITSLFYEKKIKFRALRITKPTLEDVFLKLTGRRLRG; this comes from the coding sequence TTGCCTAATCCTATACTAGTTGTTGATAACATTGTAAAGAAGTATAATGATAAAATAGTACTAGAAAACGTTAGTTTTAGTGTTGAAGAAAATACTATCTACAGCTTGTTAGGCCCTAATGGTGCAGGTAAAACAACTCTATTAAGTATAATAACAGGGATTGTCTTGCCAACATCGGGAGAAGTTAAAATCTATGGTCGTGACCCAAAAGACCCTGATACAAGGAGGATCATTGGATACTGCCCACAAGAGCCGGCTGTTTACGAGGAGCTAACTGGTTATGAAAACTTGCTCTTTTATGCAAGGCTTTACGGAATAGACGAGTCCTCTGCAAAACAGAGAATACATGAGTTACTAGAAACCTTTGGCCTAAAAGAACATTCAAATAAGCTCGTAGGCAAATACTCGGGAGGTATGAAGAAGAGATTAAGTTTAGCCATAGCTCTACTGCCTGACCCCAAGATACTAATATTGGATGAGCCAACAACTGGAATGGATCCTGGAATTAGAAGAGAGACATGGGATCTTATATTAGACTTGAAGAAGAAGGGGAAAACAATTATTCTTGCAACACATTACATGGAGGAAGCTGATATTCTATCAGACAAGGTAGCAATAATAAATGAGGGAAAGATAATAGTTGAAGGAGCTCCTGAGGAACTAAAAAAGAAGTATGGGCCAAAATCAGTTATATCCATAGAACTGGAAACACCAGCCACTAAAGAGGTAGTTGAAGCCGCTAAGACGTTTTCTCCAAATATTTATACAGAAGATAATATACTCAAAATACCTACCGATGAACCGGATGAACTTGTCCCCAAGATAACCTCATTGTTCTATGAAAAAAAGATCAAGTTTAGAGCATTACGCATTACAAAACCGACTCTTGAAGATGTTTTCTTAAAACTCACTGGACGGAGGTTGAGAGGATGA
- a CDS encoding ABC transporter permease — protein sequence MKWGRVKAFVAKDLKALFRDKATVFWIFIWPLIWVFMVAYVFLPPSIGTPVTLDLGVINNDKSEAPFNGTTFVKILDEMEYKDVKLFNIKIYDDENTLISDLKKGALDAGIIIPDGFGKNLTMGQAHIKVFVGARDPYSGQVNSAIIMGVIEAFNEQVSLRKINYTITNIPENMTIPINETKVPLKEFLKTYLIGIAKPINASFEEVKPEALRSRETIVGWYTLGAVGMLFLYGGFNIGALMAVEEKEKKTLKRVLSTPTSETDLLVGKTIAGLITLGLSAVVAIIAGVFACNAKILWDPLNPTHWLVIPLIIATGLMTIGIGIFLSLLSKTVRGASSLATILGLMLAFTAGIWFPKTWMPYWMQLLADIFPVTWAIDTIRSIMVFNISLAELYQDIIKVFVATIAIYALGVVIYKETIRKYLEE from the coding sequence ATGAAGTGGGGTCGAGTAAAAGCCTTTGTTGCGAAAGATCTGAAGGCTTTATTTAGAGATAAAGCAACCGTGTTCTGGATATTTATTTGGCCACTTATCTGGGTATTCATGGTTGCATATGTCTTCCTGCCTCCATCAATTGGTACCCCTGTTACACTCGATCTAGGAGTAATTAATAACGATAAGTCAGAGGCGCCGTTCAACGGTACAACATTTGTTAAAATACTTGATGAAATGGAGTATAAAGACGTTAAACTATTTAATATAAAGATTTATGATGATGAAAATACTCTTATAAGCGATCTAAAGAAGGGGGCTCTAGATGCTGGCATAATAATACCTGATGGTTTTGGTAAAAACTTGACAATGGGCCAAGCACACATAAAGGTATTTGTTGGAGCTAGGGATCCTTATTCGGGTCAAGTGAATTCAGCGATAATAATGGGGGTTATAGAAGCTTTCAATGAACAGGTTTCACTAAGGAAGATAAATTATACTATCACTAATATACCGGAGAACATGACAATACCTATAAATGAAACCAAGGTTCCGTTGAAGGAGTTCTTGAAAACATACCTTATAGGAATAGCTAAGCCCATAAATGCGTCGTTCGAAGAAGTAAAACCTGAGGCACTTAGGTCTAGAGAAACTATTGTTGGATGGTATACTCTTGGAGCTGTTGGAATGCTATTCCTCTATGGAGGATTTAATATAGGAGCATTAATGGCTGTTGAAGAGAAAGAGAAAAAGACCTTGAAGAGAGTGCTTTCGACACCAACATCTGAAACTGACCTACTTGTGGGGAAGACTATTGCCGGTCTTATAACCCTGGGCTTGTCGGCAGTAGTAGCAATAATAGCTGGAGTTTTTGCTTGTAATGCAAAGATACTATGGGATCCATTGAACCCTACACACTGGCTCGTCATACCATTAATAATTGCTACAGGATTAATGACTATAGGCATAGGCATATTCTTATCATTATTATCAAAAACAGTACGTGGCGCAAGTAGCTTAGCTACAATACTAGGTTTAATGCTCGCCTTCACTGCTGGCATATGGTTCCCGAAAACATGGATGCCCTACTGGATGCAGCTATTAGCTGACATATTCCCTGTAACATGGGCTATAGATACTATACGTTCAATAATGGTATTTAACATATCATTGGCTGAACTGTACCAAGATATAATAAAGGTCTTCGTGGCAACAATAGCAATCTATGCATTGGGAGTGGTTATCTACAAGGAAACGATAAGGAAATATTTAGAGGAGTAA
- a CDS encoding DUF1152 domain-containing protein, with translation MKSFIIDLFGYEPRSVMVFGIGGGGDVVTAATLALWIRRSTGRDAYIGSIAWERFVVDPEPGPIPLDCFHGIKVVGEHSIVVNGDSIVERNGNKFKPQVARVSSVVGEPVYVVDLWKGVSGFKKGLEELSDALGLEAFIAVDVGGDVLAVGNEDNLWSPLADSMGLAAFAGFKNSLLAVHGLGCDGELDPDYLLTRIAAIASKGGFITAKALTKYEAWILEKILEKSISEASKLPLLAYKGFYGDYPIRNGSRIVKVTPVQAITFFLKTNIVYELSPLAKLVDNTTSLDEANDKLNKKCIYTEYNLEKSLLIYKGVEIKGELLNEIRRKEREKLCRDLLL, from the coding sequence GTGAAGAGTTTTATCATAGACTTGTTTGGCTATGAACCAAGATCAGTAATGGTTTTCGGTATAGGTGGTGGAGGAGACGTTGTTACTGCAGCTACACTAGCTTTGTGGATTAGACGTAGTACTGGTAGAGACGCCTACATAGGATCAATTGCTTGGGAACGTTTTGTTGTGGATCCAGAGCCAGGACCTATACCTCTTGATTGTTTTCATGGAATAAAAGTTGTTGGCGAGCACAGCATTGTAGTTAATGGGGATTCTATTGTTGAGCGTAACGGTAATAAGTTCAAACCCCAGGTTGCACGTGTTTCCAGTGTAGTTGGAGAGCCGGTCTATGTTGTCGATTTATGGAAGGGGGTTAGTGGGTTCAAGAAGGGTCTTGAAGAACTCTCTGACGCCCTTGGTCTGGAGGCGTTTATTGCTGTTGATGTTGGTGGTGACGTACTTGCGGTTGGTAATGAGGATAATCTATGGAGCCCCTTAGCCGACTCAATGGGTCTTGCCGCTTTTGCTGGTTTTAAAAATAGTTTATTAGCAGTACATGGGCTTGGTTGTGATGGTGAACTTGATCCAGATTATCTGTTGACAAGAATAGCTGCCATTGCTAGTAAAGGCGGATTCATTACTGCGAAGGCTTTAACAAAATATGAAGCATGGATTCTCGAAAAGATTTTGGAGAAGAGTATTAGTGAAGCAAGTAAACTACCACTACTTGCATACAAGGGTTTCTATGGTGATTACCCGATTAGGAATGGTTCTAGAATTGTGAAGGTGACACCAGTGCAAGCGATAACATTCTTTTTGAAAACAAATATTGTCTATGAATTGTCTCCATTAGCTAAACTTGTTGATAATACAACAAGTCTTGATGAAGCCAATGATAAACTGAACAAAAAATGTATCTATACAGAGTACAATCTTGAGAAAAGTCTTCTAATCTATAAAGGTGTGGAGATAAAAGGCGAGCTGCTTAATGAGATAAGGCGGAAAGAAAGAGAAAAACTTTGCAGGGATTTACTCCTCTAA
- a CDS encoding M42 family metallopeptidase yields the protein MTSTVDKKSVYRILKRLCNIISPSGFEEEIRNAVVEELEPYADRLWIDAMGNVIAVKKGGGEGKLMVAAHMDEIGLMIKHITKEGFLKFTPIGGWSERILPGQRVLVKTLKGRVIRGVIGSKPPHIMKPEEAKQVTPMKDLFIDIGVSSREEAEKLGVTVGSIAVIERDVVKLGNPDVVTGRAFDDKVGVVTMIEYFKALDGQQPVDVYVVATVQEEVGLKGARTAAFAISPDLGIALDVTIASDIPGVPEDEYVTRIGKGPAIKIMDGRSGTGLIAHPAIRELLIKTAEEEKIPYQLEVLPGGTTDASAIQLTREGIPAGTISIPTRYIHSPIEVLNLNDVVNAVKLLLGFTKRVNKEWIRETLKKQIK from the coding sequence TTGACCAGTACTGTCGATAAGAAGAGTGTTTATAGGATCCTTAAAAGACTGTGTAATATAATATCTCCTTCTGGTTTTGAAGAAGAGATCAGGAATGCCGTTGTTGAAGAACTTGAACCTTATGCTGATAGGTTGTGGATTGATGCAATGGGTAATGTTATTGCTGTTAAGAAGGGTGGTGGCGAAGGAAAACTTATGGTTGCCGCTCATATGGATGAGATCGGTCTTATGATTAAGCATATAACGAAAGAGGGATTCCTAAAGTTTACACCCATTGGTGGTTGGAGTGAACGTATATTACCTGGGCAAAGAGTTCTAGTAAAAACCCTTAAGGGGAGGGTTATAAGAGGTGTTATAGGCTCAAAGCCCCCACACATAATGAAGCCCGAGGAAGCTAAACAAGTTACACCTATGAAAGATCTATTTATTGATATCGGGGTATCTAGTAGAGAAGAGGCAGAGAAACTTGGTGTAACAGTGGGCTCCATAGCTGTTATCGAGAGAGACGTAGTAAAACTAGGTAATCCCGACGTAGTTACCGGTAGAGCTTTTGATGATAAAGTCGGTGTTGTAACAATGATCGAGTACTTCAAAGCTCTTGACGGACAACAACCTGTAGACGTATACGTTGTTGCGACCGTACAAGAAGAAGTGGGGTTAAAGGGAGCGAGAACAGCCGCATTCGCTATATCCCCAGACCTAGGTATAGCTCTTGATGTGACAATAGCTTCCGACATACCTGGCGTCCCTGAGGATGAGTATGTTACTAGGATTGGTAAAGGACCAGCCATAAAGATCATGGATGGTAGAAGCGGAACAGGATTAATTGCACACCCAGCAATCAGAGAACTATTGATCAAAACTGCTGAAGAAGAGAAAATACCTTATCAACTTGAGGTATTACCCGGCGGTACAACTGATGCATCAGCGATACAGTTGACTAGAGAAGGAATACCAGCTGGTACAATATCCATACCAACAAGGTACATTCACTCTCCAATAGAAGTACTTAACTTAAATGATGTAGTCAATGCTGTAAAACTGCTTCTAGGTTTCACAAAAAGAGTAAATAAAGAGTGGATTAGAGAGACATTGAAAAAGCAAATAAAGTAG
- the galT gene encoding galactose-1-phosphate uridylyltransferase — protein sequence MVSSIREKRPWRPHGFCPFCPGAPEMGYGWKVKIVENKYPMLIENPPPVKKHWFYTKKESRGKCLVVVETPVHDLDDLSDLSIDDIGHVIREIKNALNHYRDKHWAKYFFWFRNKGEEIGVSLKHPHSQIYILPFIPSKIERELINSKRFFEKENECLFCKIISVEKKDKERIVFETKEWISFIPFYAHWPFEVHIYPKRHIQLLTELNDKEINELAITLKTVLQGIKNIFERPMPYMMVLHQAPLDNHYPYYHLHIEIYGIYRPSGKMKYAAGMETGGGNFTYDSMPEENAAKLRHVINSLYKNNYENTSCRQDMVK from the coding sequence ATGGTTTCTAGTATCAGAGAGAAAAGACCGTGGAGACCCCATGGTTTTTGCCCATTTTGCCCTGGGGCTCCCGAAATGGGATATGGGTGGAAAGTAAAGATTGTAGAAAATAAGTATCCTATGTTAATAGAGAACCCCCCTCCTGTAAAGAAGCACTGGTTTTATACAAAGAAAGAGTCCCGTGGGAAATGTCTTGTTGTAGTGGAAACTCCTGTACATGACCTCGATGACTTAAGTGACCTAAGTATTGACGATATAGGACACGTTATTCGTGAAATAAAGAACGCGCTTAACCATTACAGAGACAAGCATTGGGCGAAGTATTTCTTCTGGTTTCGCAACAAAGGAGAGGAAATAGGCGTTTCACTAAAACACCCACATAGCCAAATATACATACTCCCCTTTATACCCTCAAAGATTGAAAGAGAACTCATTAACTCCAAAAGGTTCTTTGAGAAAGAGAACGAATGTCTTTTCTGTAAAATAATATCGGTTGAAAAGAAAGATAAAGAAAGAATAGTATTTGAGACCAAGGAGTGGATCTCTTTCATACCGTTCTATGCCCATTGGCCTTTTGAAGTACATATATATCCTAAAAGACATATCCAACTGCTCACAGAACTTAACGATAAGGAAATCAATGAACTTGCTATTACCCTGAAAACTGTTCTTCAGGGTATCAAAAATATTTTTGAGAGACCAATGCCGTACATGATGGTTTTACACCAGGCACCATTAGATAACCATTATCCCTACTATCATCTCCACATAGAAATCTATGGCATATACAGGCCTTCGGGTAAAATGAAGTATGCAGCAGGAATGGAGACTGGTGGAGGAAACTTTACATATGATTCCATGCCCGAAGAAAATGCTGCAAAACTACGTCATGTAATAAATAGTCTTTATAAAAACAATTATGAGAATACTTCGTGTAGACAAGATATGGTGAAGTAG
- a CDS encoding GHMP kinase: protein MRAIKFFKEYFGETPHKIVSVPGRLDFLNTHQDYKGLPVVSIGVNLRCFTAIAKSSSDRSIVVSFNLRIYRKKYYDVFSVKNIGSIEKKLFSNYLKSCVKVLIDSGYRLEEFKAGIYSDVPIGAGMASSAALTTSFIGALNSLFNLGLSRKDIAEYAYKAEHDVLGIPCGRLDQYGCVYGNISLINTKPPYNVEQLPKLEGVFVVLDSGIKHSTAKIHPRRQEEINTGLRLLLTQNIPDSLRRKLGYNYWEPEWGSLSLEELAPYLSKLPPTPRKRIVFTIKMHKSTIEALKILRGNAVDHDFLEEAVSTVRQFLQEEVSLENKEELIGLIMTYQHILLKELYDVSLPILDKLVIESIKAGAYGAKLSGAGLGGVVIALARDYNVAKNIIKKASIIGARQAWIVEVDDGIKEHQIEKILL, encoded by the coding sequence ATGAGGGCAATAAAGTTCTTTAAAGAATACTTTGGTGAAACACCACATAAAATAGTGTCTGTTCCAGGAAGACTGGATTTTCTTAATACCCATCAAGACTATAAGGGGCTACCAGTGGTCTCCATAGGTGTTAATTTAAGATGCTTTACCGCTATAGCAAAAAGTAGTAGCGATAGAAGTATTGTCGTATCATTTAATTTGAGAATATATAGGAAAAAATACTATGACGTGTTCTCCGTGAAGAACATTGGCTCTATAGAAAAGAAATTGTTTAGTAACTATCTTAAATCATGCGTGAAAGTGCTCATTGATTCAGGTTATAGATTAGAAGAATTCAAGGCTGGAATATATAGTGATGTACCCATAGGAGCTGGTATGGCGAGTAGTGCCGCACTAACCACCAGTTTTATTGGTGCACTAAATAGTCTCTTTAACTTAGGGCTCTCGAGGAAAGATATTGCAGAATATGCATATAAGGCTGAACATGATGTGCTCGGTATACCTTGTGGTAGATTAGATCAGTATGGCTGCGTGTATGGAAACATATCATTGATCAATACGAAACCTCCTTATAACGTGGAGCAATTACCGAAACTAGAGGGTGTTTTTGTTGTTCTTGACTCAGGTATAAAGCATAGTACAGCCAAAATACATCCACGTCGCCAAGAGGAAATAAATACCGGCTTAAGACTGCTTCTCACCCAAAACATACCAGATAGTTTAAGGAGAAAGCTTGGATACAACTACTGGGAACCAGAATGGGGTTCTCTTAGTCTAGAAGAGCTAGCTCCCTATCTTAGTAAGTTGCCACCTACGCCACGGAAAAGAATAGTATTTACGATCAAAATGCATAAGTCTACCATTGAAGCCTTAAAGATACTTAGGGGCAACGCTGTAGACCACGATTTTCTCGAAGAAGCAGTATCTACCGTACGTCAATTCTTACAAGAGGAAGTTTCGTTAGAAAACAAAGAGGAGCTCATAGGTCTTATAATGACTTATCAACATATACTTCTTAAGGAACTCTATGATGTTAGTCTACCTATACTAGACAAACTCGTTATAGAATCAATTAAAGCAGGAGCTTATGGAGCAAAACTAAGCGGTGCCGGGCTAGGCGGCGTAGTAATAGCTTTAGCCAGAGACTATAACGTGGCCAAGAACATAATTAAAAAAGCATCCATTATAGGGGCTAGACAAGCCTGGATAGTTGAAGTAGATGACGGCATAAAAGAACATCAAATTGAAAAAATTCTCTTGTAG
- a CDS encoding DUF4405 domain-containing protein — protein sequence MNIFMVRRIVSLTLLVAWIATALTGIVLYMGSSELFYKIVRGVSLRTVAELHTYFSFIALGVSIIHIYLNRHSIAAYLGLRKKNKR from the coding sequence ATGAATATCTTCATGGTAAGGAGAATAGTTTCTCTTACGCTATTAGTTGCATGGATTGCTACAGCATTAACGGGAATAGTGTTATACATGGGTTCTAGTGAATTATTCTATAAGATTGTTAGAGGAGTGAGTTTGAGAACTGTTGCTGAACTACATACATACTTCTCATTTATAGCATTGGGTGTATCAATAATCCATATATATCTTAACAGACACAGTATAGCGGCATATTTGGGGCTACGGAAGAAAAACAAACGCTGA
- a CDS encoding NAD-dependent epimerase/dehydratase family protein, whose translation MTDVSGVLNRVIVTGGAGFIGSHLVDELSRRGAEKIIVVDNLSNGRLDNLSRHMGKGYFSFVKADLKDPNGQWVDSFKDADVVFHFAANPEVRVSSVDPRSHFNENIYATFNVLEAARKHDVKYHVFASSSTVYGEAKIIPTPEDYHPLEPISVYGATKLACEALYISYAKLYGFKVLIARYANIIGPRSNHGVIIDFINKLKKNPKRLEILGDGTQKKSYLHVYDAVDATLHAFNYLVKESNNDYEVFNIGSSDWIQVIKIADIIVEEMGLKNVEYVFVKTTPDGRGWPGDVKLMLLDISKLKSIGWSPRWNSYEAVRKTVRELLGKE comes from the coding sequence ATGACAGATGTTAGTGGGGTACTTAATAGGGTTATTGTAACTGGTGGAGCAGGCTTTATCGGTAGTCATTTAGTTGATGAGCTTTCGCGACGGGGGGCCGAGAAAATAATTGTGGTGGATAATCTAAGTAATGGTAGGCTAGATAACTTATCCAGGCATATGGGTAAGGGATATTTTAGTTTTGTAAAAGCAGATTTAAAAGATCCTAATGGACAGTGGGTTGATTCATTTAAGGATGCAGATGTAGTTTTTCATTTTGCAGCAAATCCTGAAGTTAGGGTTTCTAGTGTTGACCCACGTAGTCATTTTAACGAAAATATTTATGCCACGTTTAATGTCCTTGAGGCAGCTAGAAAACACGATGTTAAATACCACGTATTTGCAAGTTCTTCAACAGTGTATGGTGAAGCAAAAATTATACCAACACCAGAAGATTATCATCCTCTTGAACCAATATCAGTATATGGGGCAACAAAACTTGCCTGTGAAGCACTATATATCTCCTACGCAAAGCTTTATGGATTCAAAGTCCTAATAGCTCGATATGCAAACATAATAGGTCCGAGATCAAATCATGGCGTTATAATAGACTTCATAAACAAGCTCAAGAAAAACCCCAAGAGACTAGAAATACTAGGTGATGGTACACAGAAAAAGAGTTATCTACATGTATATGATGCAGTTGATGCAACACTGCATGCTTTTAATTATTTAGTTAAAGAGAGTAATAATGACTACGAAGTATTTAACATAGGTAGCAGTGATTGGATACAGGTCATTAAAATAGCCGATATTATTGTGGAAGAAATGGGGCTAAAGAACGTGGAATACGTGTTCGTTAAGACAACACCAGATGGACGGGGATGGCCTGGTGATGTTAAGTTAATGTTGCTAGATATAAGTAAGTTAAAGTCAATAGGATGGAGTCCACGATGGAACTCATATGAAGCCGTAAGGAAAACTGTTAGAGAACTTCTAGGTAAAGAGTAA
- a CDS encoding dihydrodipicolinate reductase gives MRIGLYGFGSIGRLLAKVALERGHEIVAVIDIDPKLQGKDVGEILGIEPIGVYVTSSIDELAAADVVLHATGSYLDKVYDQILNVIEMGLDVVSTCETLAYPYYRYPILARKLDEKAISYGVTVLGTGINPGFLLDTLLIVLSASIPSIKKIKAVRSLDASKRRLPFQKKVGIGLKPEEFRKKLETGELTGHVGYAESVLLIADAAGIQLSRVEEKQEPVVAEKEITIGEKKITPGTVIGIKGYGRGFIGDNEIIRIEFHAYVGADEYEKIIIEGKDYDITWTSSGTPGDMGTASVLVSIAENITKLPIGLITMADIIPFKPFLSTK, from the coding sequence ATGAGGATAGGATTGTATGGTTTTGGTTCAATAGGTAGGTTATTAGCAAAAGTTGCTCTTGAAAGAGGGCATGAAATCGTAGCAGTTATTGACATAGATCCGAAATTACAAGGTAAAGACGTGGGGGAAATACTTGGGATCGAGCCTATAGGCGTCTATGTTACTAGCTCTATAGATGAGCTGGCAGCAGCCGACGTGGTACTACATGCAACAGGTTCTTATCTAGATAAAGTATACGATCAAATCTTGAATGTTATTGAAATGGGTCTTGATGTTGTATCTACTTGTGAAACCCTAGCTTACCCCTACTACAGATACCCTATTCTTGCCAGAAAACTTGACGAGAAAGCAATAAGTTACGGTGTAACAGTTCTTGGAACTGGAATTAATCCCGGGTTCTTACTTGATACACTACTAATAGTATTATCAGCATCCATACCTTCGATCAAAAAGATCAAGGCAGTAAGAAGCCTTGATGCATCAAAGAGAAGACTACCATTCCAGAAGAAAGTAGGCATAGGGTTAAAGCCAGAAGAATTCAGAAAGAAGCTTGAAACAGGAGAACTCACAGGACATGTTGGTTATGCTGAGTCAGTATTGCTCATAGCTGATGCTGCTGGTATTCAGTTATCACGTGTAGAAGAGAAACAAGAACCTGTTGTAGCCGAAAAAGAAATCACTATCGGGGAGAAGAAAATAACTCCAGGAACAGTCATTGGAATAAAAGGTTACGGCAGAGGATTTATTGGAGACAACGAGATTATCCGTATAGAGTTTCACGCTTATGTCGGTGCTGATGAATATGAGAAAATAATTATCGAAGGAAAAGACTATGATATAACATGGACTAGTTCTGGTACACCTGGTGACATGGGTACAGCATCTGTACTTGTATCAATAGCTGAAAACATAACTAAACTCCCTATAGGCCTTATAACAATGGCTGATATAATACCATTTAAACCATTTCTCTCAACAAAATAA
- a CDS encoding phosphatase PAP2 family protein produces MVFRVTNHGLKLGIIELVMYGISLVTVILLISAILTDNVLIWKLLSSLGEEYFYVVFSLLVLVFIDADLGIILFYTIMLSGATNIILKNAFKMPRPPESLWRDSAEGYGFPSGHTQVATSFWSMLILTMRKRCLIVLGTIVTFSIALSRVALRVHYVTDVLGGFAVGLMITLIVYFLTKSWFKKSLIILGLLTSCLSLLSGVLFSLGVSYKIAGLSIGALLYIKYREDLKKINKEAFGRKCIVYIVTVAIIMSIILVAHIVVKVYHAPIYGYALFYAAIMPAFIVGVKKLL; encoded by the coding sequence ATGGTATTTCGTGTTACGAACCATGGGTTGAAGCTGGGAATAATAGAATTAGTAATGTACGGTATATCATTAGTTACAGTAATATTGTTAATCAGTGCTATTTTGACTGATAATGTTCTTATATGGAAGCTCTTGTCTAGTTTAGGTGAAGAATATTTTTACGTGGTCTTTTCTTTACTAGTATTGGTATTTATTGATGCTGATTTAGGTATCATACTATTTTACACGATAATGCTGTCGGGAGCTACCAATATTATCTTGAAGAACGCTTTCAAAATGCCCAGACCGCCTGAAAGCTTGTGGAGAGATAGTGCTGAAGGCTATGGTTTCCCAAGTGGACACACACAAGTAGCTACTAGTTTTTGGTCAATGCTTATATTAACTATGAGAAAAAGATGTCTTATTGTTCTTGGTACCATAGTAACGTTTTCAATAGCATTGTCGCGTGTCGCACTAAGAGTACATTACGTAACTGATGTCTTAGGGGGTTTTGCCGTTGGTTTAATGATTACATTAATTGTGTATTTTCTCACAAAATCTTGGTTTAAAAAATCACTAATAATCTTAGGCTTACTGACGTCTTGTCTGAGTTTGTTAAGCGGGGTTCTCTTTTCTCTTGGTGTATCTTACAAGATTGCTGGCTTATCCATTGGTGCATTGTTATATATTAAGTATCGTGAAGATTTAAAGAAAATAAATAAGGAGGCATTTGGGAGGAAATGTATTGTATATATAGTGACTGTTGCTATAATAATGTCTATAATATTGGTAGCTCATATTGTTGTTAAAGTATATCATGCACCTATCTATGGCTATGCATTATTCTATGCAGCTATCATGCCTGCATTTATTGTTGGTGTGAAAAAATTGTTATGA